A portion of the Pseudoxanthomonas sp. JBR18 genome contains these proteins:
- a CDS encoding rhomboid family intramembrane serine protease, giving the protein MLILPLHKPLNRSNLPWATVLLVLVNVLVFVGWQAGDTERLASAYAYYAQSGLAEVEGDAYTHWLREHGRGAQAAALEDLAAPARAAAVAQTTQYDLPFQRALREGQLIEADQQAQWRQARAGYDQRMHRVFTDRHVLRHGEWSPRRMLSSAFLHAGVLHLLGNMVFLLAIGVLLEGAIGPTLMLAVYVLGALGSSAASLLWRAGEVGAGLGASGAIAAMMGAFCVVWGRQPVRFFYWFVVVFDYVRAPAIWLLPAWLGWEVYNLFGSGDSHVAFDAHAGGLLCGALMGAALVAAGRRRDGFIRDDVEPTAAGPDDRWGRAQIHMGRMENDQAERLLEALAAEQPARFEVALARYRVARNAGDAVRAGRRAVDLLKLRALDEAQAAAQVHVLEQESLALPAEVRAGLAERWAALGQWQAAERLLEGASDLSAEDQAGLWLRVALAHDDLQGQARQQRLLSLLIERFPDVPQAHKARFLLDNA; this is encoded by the coding sequence ATGTTGATCCTGCCACTGCACAAACCCTTGAACCGCAGCAACCTGCCCTGGGCCACCGTGCTGCTGGTTCTGGTCAATGTGCTGGTCTTCGTTGGCTGGCAAGCCGGGGATACCGAGCGCCTGGCGTCGGCGTACGCCTACTACGCGCAGTCCGGCCTGGCCGAGGTGGAGGGCGACGCCTACACGCACTGGCTGCGCGAGCATGGCCGGGGCGCGCAGGCGGCCGCACTGGAGGACCTCGCTGCGCCGGCCAGGGCCGCTGCGGTGGCGCAGACCACCCAATACGACCTGCCGTTCCAGCGCGCCTTGCGCGAAGGCCAGTTGATCGAAGCTGACCAACAGGCGCAGTGGCGGCAGGCGCGTGCCGGCTACGACCAGCGGATGCATCGGGTGTTCACCGATCGCCATGTGTTGCGCCATGGCGAATGGTCGCCGCGCAGGATGCTGTCCTCGGCCTTCCTCCATGCCGGGGTGCTGCACCTGCTGGGCAACATGGTGTTCCTGCTGGCCATCGGTGTCCTGCTGGAAGGGGCCATCGGCCCGACCTTGATGCTGGCGGTGTATGTGCTTGGGGCACTGGGGTCCAGCGCGGCCAGCCTACTGTGGCGTGCGGGCGAGGTCGGTGCCGGACTGGGGGCCTCCGGGGCGATTGCCGCGATGATGGGCGCCTTCTGCGTGGTGTGGGGCCGGCAGCCGGTCCGCTTTTTCTATTGGTTCGTGGTGGTGTTCGATTACGTGCGGGCGCCGGCCATCTGGCTGTTGCCGGCGTGGCTGGGCTGGGAGGTCTACAACCTGTTCGGCAGCGGGGACAGCCATGTCGCCTTCGACGCCCACGCGGGCGGCCTGCTCTGTGGCGCCTTGATGGGGGCTGCCCTGGTGGCCGCGGGCCGCAGGCGCGATGGATTCATCCGGGACGATGTCGAGCCGACCGCGGCAGGTCCTGATGATCGTTGGGGGCGCGCGCAGATCCACATGGGACGCATGGAGAACGACCAGGCCGAGCGCTTGCTGGAGGCGCTGGCCGCCGAGCAGCCGGCGCGCTTCGAGGTGGCCTTGGCCCGCTATCGGGTCGCGCGCAATGCCGGCGATGCGGTGCGCGCGGGTCGTCGCGCGGTCGATCTGCTCAAGCTGCGGGCGCTGGATGAGGCCCAGGCCGCGGCGCAGGTGCATGTGCTGGAACAGGAGTCTCTAGCCCTGCCCGCCGAGGTCCGCGCCGGCCTGGCCGAACGCTGGGCGGCGCTGGGCCAGTGGCAGGCCGCCGAGCGCCTGCTCGAAGGCGCGTCGGACCTGTCCGCCGAGGACCAGGCCGGGCTGTGGTTGCGCGTGGCGCTGGCCCACGACGACCTGCAGGGCCAGGCCCGGCAGCAGCGGCTGCTGAGCCTGCTGATCGAACGCTTTCCCGACGTCCCGCAGGCGCACAAGGCGCGCTTTCTGCTCGACAACGCCTGA
- the greB gene encoding transcription elongation factor GreB, which translates to MSRWRPPAEKSTALITPAGHAALKAELEDLWRVRRPEVVKALAAAAAEGDRSENAEYSYRKKQLGEIDRRVRYLSKRLEALRVVDTAPADPQAVFFGAQVELEDADTGELARYRIVGPDETDAALGHISIDSPLARAMLKKRVDDEFEAALPGRTGSFVIVAVSYAPTA; encoded by the coding sequence ATGAGCCGCTGGCGCCCGCCTGCCGAAAAAAGCACCGCCCTGATCACCCCCGCCGGCCACGCCGCACTCAAGGCCGAGCTGGAGGACCTGTGGCGCGTGCGCCGGCCCGAAGTGGTCAAGGCGCTGGCCGCCGCCGCGGCCGAGGGAGACCGCTCGGAGAACGCCGAGTACAGCTACCGCAAGAAGCAACTCGGCGAGATCGACCGCCGCGTGCGCTACCTGAGCAAGCGCCTGGAAGCCCTGCGCGTGGTCGATACCGCGCCAGCCGACCCGCAGGCGGTGTTCTTCGGCGCGCAGGTCGAGCTGGAGGACGCCGACACTGGCGAGCTGGCCCGCTACCGCATCGTCGGCCCGGACGAAACCGATGCGGCCCTGGGCCACATCAGCATCGATTCGCCGCTGGCCCGGGCCATGCTCAAAAAGCGCGTGGACGACGAGTTCGAAGCCGCCCTGCCCGGCCGCACCGGCAGCTTCGTGATCGTCGCGGTGTCCTACGCGCCCACGGCCTGA